In one window of Opitutus sp. GAS368 DNA:
- a CDS encoding ABC transporter permease translates to MLSDLRLSLRTLTKSPAFALIAISTLALGIGVNTAMFSIVEGIALRGLPFPEQDRLISIYTTTSGNPDDRGGLSWGEFTDLRAQQQSCIDYAVYQDRTTTLSSAGGDPERVEGTAITAAGLATLHAPIELGRWFNAAEDNPGAPATIVLGHALWENRFKADPAILGRQVKLNGESATVIGVAPAAFRFPENADAFHPVRDMFREDQRDNRQLSVFGRLKPGVSVAQAQAEFAAIGQRFAAGHPVETKGVGYHVQTLREVFVDQETRLLLGVMLGAVFFVLLIACANVANLLLARAAAREKELAVRAALGAGRGRVVRLLLTETAVLTGLGALVGLVLAYAGVVLFRNNISDLKPPYWMVFELDGTALLYAAGITTATCLLAGLYPALRASRTDLNSVLKDGGRGSTAGGLGRFTRLLVIGEIAMSCLLLVLSGLMVRTVVKMQSAPLGFDTAGIYHGRVALLDRESKGAAQQRAFFKQLAARLQAAPEIASAGLVDSQPTYGGNEPVVIDGRAPEPAGTRGPVATVKAASPGYLPTLGIPILQGRNLTEADAAEAPAVAVISTNFAEKYWPGRSPLGQRFRRGGGKPGEKPEWITVVGVARQVMQGRFDNEVTPQAYVSYQQTANAELDRMSVFARARRGDAALLAPVLRRTVREVRDDLPVYFAQTMDQMLAEAAASKKIIAWLFGVFGAVAYGLAGIGLYGVMSYAVSQRTQEIGVRVALGATPGDILALVCRQGGWQLGLGLGLGLGAAFFAGQLLATFLYGVSPRDPVTFGTTLLSLGLAGALALLMPALRALRVNPVEALRGE, encoded by the coding sequence ATGCTGTCCGACCTCCGCCTTTCCCTGCGGACTCTCACCAAGAGTCCGGCCTTTGCCTTGATCGCCATCAGCACGCTGGCGCTCGGCATCGGCGTGAACACCGCGATGTTCAGCATCGTCGAGGGCATCGCCCTGCGCGGACTGCCGTTCCCGGAGCAGGACCGGCTCATCTCCATCTACACCACCACCTCGGGCAACCCCGACGACCGCGGGGGCCTGTCATGGGGCGAATTCACCGACCTGCGCGCGCAGCAGCAATCCTGCATCGATTACGCCGTTTATCAGGATCGCACGACCACCCTCAGCAGTGCCGGCGGCGACCCCGAACGTGTCGAGGGCACGGCGATCACGGCCGCGGGCCTGGCGACCCTGCATGCGCCCATCGAGCTCGGCCGCTGGTTCAATGCCGCGGAGGACAATCCGGGCGCGCCCGCCACCATCGTGCTTGGCCATGCGCTCTGGGAGAACCGCTTCAAGGCCGACCCCGCCATCCTTGGCCGGCAGGTGAAACTCAACGGCGAGTCCGCCACCGTCATTGGCGTCGCCCCGGCCGCGTTCCGCTTTCCGGAAAACGCCGACGCCTTCCATCCGGTGCGGGACATGTTTCGTGAGGACCAGCGCGACAACCGTCAGCTGTCCGTCTTCGGCCGGCTCAAACCCGGGGTCTCCGTGGCGCAGGCCCAGGCGGAGTTCGCGGCCATCGGGCAGCGCTTCGCGGCCGGGCATCCCGTGGAGACGAAGGGCGTCGGCTACCACGTGCAGACGCTGCGCGAGGTTTTCGTGGACCAGGAGACCCGCCTGCTGCTCGGCGTCATGCTTGGGGCGGTGTTTTTCGTGCTGCTCATCGCCTGCGCCAATGTCGCCAACCTGCTCCTCGCCCGCGCGGCCGCCCGGGAAAAGGAGCTGGCCGTCCGGGCCGCGCTGGGCGCCGGCCGCGGCCGCGTCGTGCGCCTGCTGCTGACCGAGACGGCGGTTCTGACCGGGCTCGGGGCCCTGGTCGGCCTGGTGCTGGCCTACGCCGGCGTCGTGCTCTTCCGCAACAACATCTCCGACCTCAAGCCACCCTACTGGATGGTCTTTGAACTCGACGGCACCGCGCTGCTCTACGCCGCCGGCATCACGACCGCGACCTGCCTGCTCGCGGGCCTCTACCCGGCGCTGCGCGCTTCGCGCACGGACCTGAACTCGGTGCTGAAGGACGGGGGGCGCGGCTCGACGGCGGGCGGACTGGGCCGGTTCACGCGCCTGCTGGTCATCGGTGAGATCGCCATGTCCTGCCTGCTGCTCGTCCTCTCGGGCCTGATGGTGCGCACCGTCGTAAAAATGCAGAGCGCGCCGCTCGGCTTCGACACCGCCGGCATCTACCACGGCCGGGTCGCGCTCCTCGACCGGGAGTCGAAGGGCGCCGCGCAACAGCGGGCGTTCTTCAAGCAGCTCGCCGCGCGGCTCCAGGCCGCCCCGGAAATCGCCAGCGCCGGCCTGGTGGATTCGCAGCCGACCTACGGGGGCAATGAACCGGTGGTCATCGACGGCCGGGCGCCGGAGCCCGCCGGCACGCGCGGGCCCGTGGCGACGGTCAAGGCGGCGTCCCCCGGCTATCTGCCGACGCTGGGCATCCCGATCCTGCAGGGCCGCAATCTCACCGAGGCGGACGCGGCCGAAGCGCCGGCCGTGGCGGTCATCAGCACGAATTTTGCCGAGAAATACTGGCCCGGTCGCAGCCCGCTCGGCCAGCGGTTCCGCCGGGGCGGCGGAAAACCCGGCGAGAAGCCGGAGTGGATCACGGTGGTGGGCGTGGCCCGCCAGGTCATGCAGGGGCGCTTCGACAACGAGGTGACGCCGCAGGCCTACGTTTCCTACCAGCAGACGGCCAACGCCGAGCTCGACCGCATGAGCGTGTTCGCCCGCGCGCGCCGCGGGGACGCCGCGCTGCTGGCTCCCGTCCTGCGCCGCACCGTGCGGGAGGTGCGCGACGACCTGCCGGTCTATTTCGCCCAGACGATGGACCAGATGCTGGCCGAGGCGGCGGCCTCGAAAAAAATCATCGCCTGGCTCTTCGGGGTGTTCGGCGCCGTGGCCTACGGTCTCGCGGGCATCGGCCTCTATGGCGTGATGAGCTACGCGGTCAGCCAGCGCACGCAGGAGATCGGGGTGCGCGTGGCGCTCGGGGCGACCCCGGGTGACATCCTCGCGCTGGTCTGCCGCCAGGGTGGCTGGCAACTGGGCCTCGGTCTCGGTCTCGGCCTTGGCGCCGCGTTCTTCGCCGGCCAGCTGCTCGCCACGTTCCTCTACGGCGTGAGCCCGCGCGATCCCGTGACGTTCGGCACCACGTTGCTCTCCCTCGGGCTGGCCGGCGCGCTGGCGCTGCTCATGCCGGCGCTCCGCGCGCTGCGGGTCAACCCGGTCGAGGCGCTGCGTGGCGAGTGA
- a CDS encoding SlyX family protein, whose product MTEIERLILLEERYAHLQRHSAEQDKVMLQLADELAKLRKELAALRTQQAGGRDSEEAPDERPPHY is encoded by the coding sequence ATGACGGAAATCGAACGCCTGATCCTGCTGGAGGAACGCTACGCGCACCTGCAGCGCCACAGCGCCGAACAGGACAAGGTCATGCTTCAGCTGGCCGACGAACTGGCGAAGCTCCGGAAGGAGCTGGCGGCGCTGCGCACGCAGCAAGCGGGCGGACGCGACAGCGAGGAGGCGCCGGACGAGCGCCCGCCGCACTATTGA
- a CDS encoding ectonucleotide pyrophosphatase/phosphodiesterase, with protein sequence MKCFSAALGLLLCGLLLSCSTPPPPAAGPLILVSLDGFRWDYLQKYDAPTLTALAAAGVHARRMTPSFPSKTFPNHYTLVTGLRPEHHGIVSNYFYDPVRQASFSKNLPGDNADARWWQQGEPIWITAEKQGVRSAVYFWPGSEAEIHGTRPSLHKAFDGRIGAARRVDDLLAWLDLPADRRPRFAALYIDIVDAVGHKAGPDAPETAAAVKEADDAIARLLAGLTARGLRDQVNLVVVSDHGMSEQSADRFVFLEDLLDISQVEVESTGPNGGVRPKPGTVTPAELAAQMRAKAPPQVQVYAREAVPARYHYSADPRIPAVVFIADDHWNVESKAVLKRFTGNLDRGNHGWDPATPNMGALFIAQGPSFRHGHEFADVENIHLYNFLCATLGVKPAPNDGDNRLAREVLAR encoded by the coding sequence ATGAAGTGCTTTTCGGCCGCCCTCGGCCTTCTGCTCTGCGGCCTGCTCCTTTCCTGCTCCACCCCGCCGCCCCCGGCGGCCGGCCCGCTGATCCTGGTTTCGCTCGACGGCTTTCGCTGGGACTACCTGCAGAAATACGACGCGCCCACCCTCACGGCTCTCGCCGCCGCCGGCGTGCACGCCCGGCGGATGACGCCGTCGTTCCCGTCCAAGACTTTCCCCAACCACTACACTCTCGTCACCGGCCTGCGGCCCGAGCACCACGGCATCGTCTCCAATTACTTCTACGACCCGGTCCGGCAGGCCTCCTTCAGCAAGAACCTGCCCGGGGACAACGCGGATGCGCGCTGGTGGCAGCAGGGCGAGCCGATCTGGATCACGGCGGAGAAACAGGGCGTGCGCAGCGCCGTCTATTTCTGGCCGGGCAGCGAGGCGGAAATCCACGGCACCCGGCCGAGCCTCCACAAGGCCTTTGACGGCCGCATCGGCGCCGCCCGCCGGGTGGACGACCTGCTCGCCTGGCTCGACCTGCCGGCGGACCGGCGCCCGCGCTTCGCCGCGCTTTATATAGATATCGTCGATGCGGTCGGCCACAAGGCCGGGCCCGACGCGCCCGAGACCGCCGCCGCCGTCAAGGAGGCCGACGACGCCATCGCCCGCCTGCTTGCCGGCCTCACCGCCCGCGGTCTGCGGGACCAGGTCAACCTCGTCGTGGTGTCTGACCACGGCATGTCCGAGCAGAGCGCCGACCGGTTCGTGTTCCTTGAGGACCTGCTGGATATCTCGCAGGTGGAGGTGGAGTCCACCGGGCCCAATGGCGGCGTCCGGCCCAAGCCCGGCACGGTCACTCCGGCCGAGCTCGCCGCACAGATGCGCGCCAAGGCCCCGCCGCAGGTGCAGGTCTACGCGCGCGAGGCCGTGCCGGCGCGCTACCATTACAGCGCCGATCCACGGATCCCGGCCGTCGTCTTCATCGCGGACGACCACTGGAACGTGGAAAGCAAGGCGGTCCTGAAAAGGTTCACCGGGAATCTCGATCGCGGCAACCACGGCTGGGACCCGGCCACGCCCAACATGGGCGCGCTTTTCATCGCGCAGGGCCCCTCGTTCCGCCACGGCCACGAATTCGCCGACGTGGAAAACATTCATCTCTATAATTTCCTCTGCGCCACCCTGGGGGTGAAACCCGCGCCAAACGATGGGGACAACCGCCTCGCCCGCGAAGTGCTGGCCCGCTGA
- a CDS encoding ectonucleotide pyrophosphatase/phosphodiesterase has translation MSPRLSPRLLAGLLFILGLAACTTPPPAAPRNQLLILISIDGFRWDYLQKYDAPTLRALARDGVHATRMTSSFPSKTFPNHYTLVTGLYPAHHGIVGNEFFDPAFNETFSMGKPASNKEERWWAAGEPAWITAEKQGVRSACYFWPGSEVENHGLRPSRFKPFDGKIPTEQRVDELLGWLTAPAAERPRFCTLYFDIVDHAGHTFGPDAPETGDAVRRADAAIARLLAGLERLGLRDHTSLVIVSDHGMSEQGPDRVIFLEDLMDVARVRVESTGPTGGVRPKPGTGTAAELAAHIRAKAPPQLHVWLRDETPERFHYRGNPRIPDVVLIPDDHWNIESRVGWPNRVLTYNKGSHGWDPALANMGALFIASGPAFKHGVEIPDVDNIHVYNLLCAALGIKPAPNDGDRRLVKAALAR, from the coding sequence ATGTCGCCCCGACTTTCACCCCGCCTCCTGGCCGGCCTGCTGTTCATCCTCGGCTTGGCGGCGTGCACCACGCCCCCGCCCGCCGCCCCGCGCAACCAGCTGCTGATCCTCATTTCCATCGACGGCTTCCGCTGGGACTACCTGCAGAAATACGACGCGCCCACCCTGCGCGCCCTCGCGCGGGACGGTGTTCATGCCACGCGCATGACCTCCTCGTTCCCCTCGAAAACCTTCCCCAACCACTACACCCTCGTCACCGGCCTCTATCCCGCGCACCACGGCATCGTCGGCAACGAGTTCTTCGACCCGGCCTTCAACGAGACTTTCAGCATGGGCAAGCCGGCCAGCAACAAGGAGGAACGTTGGTGGGCCGCGGGTGAACCGGCGTGGATCACCGCGGAAAAACAGGGCGTGCGCAGCGCTTGCTATTTCTGGCCGGGGTCCGAGGTGGAGAATCACGGCCTGCGGCCCAGCCGTTTCAAGCCCTTCGACGGCAAGATCCCGACGGAACAACGGGTGGACGAGCTGCTGGGTTGGCTCACCGCGCCCGCGGCGGAGCGCCCGCGTTTCTGCACGCTGTATTTTGATATCGTCGACCATGCCGGCCACACTTTCGGCCCGGATGCGCCCGAAACCGGGGATGCCGTCCGACGGGCGGACGCCGCCATCGCCCGGCTGCTGGCCGGCTTGGAACGCCTGGGCCTGCGCGACCATACCAGCCTCGTGATCGTGTCCGACCACGGAATGTCGGAGCAGGGCCCCGACCGGGTGATCTTTCTCGAGGACTTAATGGACGTCGCCCGGGTGCGGGTGGAATCCACCGGGCCGACCGGCGGCGTGCGCCCCAAGCCCGGCACGGGCACCGCGGCGGAACTCGCCGCGCACATCCGAGCCAAGGCCCCGCCGCAATTGCACGTCTGGCTCCGCGACGAAACCCCCGAGCGTTTTCACTACCGGGGCAATCCGCGCATCCCTGACGTCGTGCTCATCCCCGACGACCACTGGAATATCGAGAGCCGGGTCGGCTGGCCCAATCGCGTGCTCACCTACAACAAGGGCAGCCACGGTTGGGATCCCGCCCTCGCCAACATGGGCGCGCTCTTTATCGCCAGCGGCCCCGCCTTCAAGCACGGCGTCGAGATTCCCGACGTGGACAACATCCACGTCTACAACCTGCTCTGCGCCGCGCTCGGCATCAAACCCGCCCCCAATGACGGCGACCGGCGGCTGGTGAAAGCCGCCCTGGCCCGGTGA
- a CDS encoding response regulator has translation MDVHSADQAALRRRRAPRDRVRLLVVEQDGLMRSALAQLLQRAGYAVQTAATAHEALAAGQQSDWDCLVTELDLPDASGLELYARLLFQGRERLPAVFLTIRPQAILELSLKEAYWVRLLRKPCAFTDLLAALEQCLGASQTL, from the coding sequence ATGGACGTGCACTCCGCCGATCAAGCTGCGCTGAGGCGCCGGCGGGCCCCCCGCGACCGCGTCCGGTTGCTCGTGGTCGAACAGGACGGGTTGATGCGAAGCGCTTTGGCGCAACTTTTGCAACGCGCGGGTTACGCGGTGCAGACGGCCGCGACGGCCCACGAGGCCTTGGCGGCCGGCCAGCAGTCGGACTGGGACTGCCTGGTGACGGAGCTGGACCTGCCCGACGCAAGCGGCCTGGAGCTGTATGCGCGGTTGCTTTTTCAAGGTCGGGAGCGGCTCCCGGCGGTCTTTCTGACCATCCGGCCACAGGCGATTCTGGAGTTGAGCCTCAAGGAGGCCTATTGGGTCCGGCTGCTGCGCAAACCGTGCGCTTTCACCGATCTTCTCGCGGCCTTGGAGCAATGCTTGGGCGCGTCGCAAACCCTTTGA
- a CDS encoding helix-turn-helix transcriptional regulator translates to MQYAQLFRRLREQKDLSHEALAKLARCHRNTILNVESGRPVKFKTIARLMAKMGYPSDSPEMASLALLWLESVSGVDLADPATLGPVRQKLAVYDRALGLAARQLMDAVRQAKLDERRIRLLTFAARHPEMLAIIESIQDLLHTTAGGTAELKVAEDE, encoded by the coding sequence ATGCAATATGCGCAGCTTTTCCGCCGGTTGCGGGAGCAAAAAGACCTGAGCCACGAGGCTTTGGCCAAGTTGGCGCGTTGCCACCGCAATACGATTTTGAATGTCGAGAGCGGACGCCCGGTGAAGTTCAAGACCATTGCGCGCTTGATGGCCAAAATGGGCTACCCGTCCGATTCCCCCGAGATGGCCAGCCTTGCCCTGCTCTGGCTGGAATCCGTGAGCGGAGTCGATCTCGCCGACCCGGCAACCTTGGGGCCCGTCCGGCAAAAACTGGCGGTTTACGACCGGGCCCTGGGCCTGGCGGCCCGCCAATTGATGGACGCCGTGCGCCAGGCGAAGCTTGATGAACGGAGGATCCGGTTGCTGACCTTCGCCGCCCGGCATCCGGAAATGCTGGCGATCATTGAATCAATCCAGGATCTCCTGCACACCACGGCGGGCGGCACCGCCGAGCTCAAGGTGGCCGAGGACGAGTAA
- a CDS encoding thioredoxin domain-containing protein — MPNRLATEPSPYLRQHADNPVDWRPWGEEAFAQARAEQKPIFLSIGYSTCHWCHVMAHESFENPDVAAVLNRDFVPVKLDREERPDLDRVYMTYVQQTTGHGGWPMSVWLTPDLKPFYGGTYFPPEDRHGRPGFVTVLNAITRHWHEKREKILAGADEVVAALRRQAAEGPARPAPEAGAPAPTLPEAASEALTKAFQYFYEAHDANWGGFGGAPKFPRPAVLNFLFRLAALQGARTAVGTEMLKMATLTLRKMAEGGLQDHVGGGFHRYAVDERWFVSHFEKMLYDQAQLAVSYLEARQATGLEVYGWIARDIFTYVQRDLTGPAGGFYSAEDADSLLAHGRPEHAEGAFYVWTKGEIDAVLGADAAFFCAHYGVKPDGNVEHDPQGEFTGRNVLMQRQSLAVTAREHQLELPAASDKLLGCLEKLRTGRARRPRPQLDDKIIAAWNGLMISAFARGAQMLGERPYLATATRAAEFLQRELYDGKTNTLYRSWREGRGAIAGFAEDHAFLIQGLLDLYEAGFDIRWLQWAERLQVAMDERFADPVRGGYFNSRADDPHVIVRLKEDHDGAEPSANSIAALNLLRLDWMLGGGAPPTPAAKRREVAAPPGATYRERAVRTIAALRPEWEARPQGLPQLLCAIELVVEAPRTVVLAGDPAAADFHALAAVAVERPGPRRAVLGADGGAGQKWLAARRPYLADMKPVGGRATAYVCENFACQAPVADPAALRQSLA; from the coding sequence ATGCCCAATCGCCTCGCCACGGAGCCATCCCCCTACCTGCGCCAGCACGCCGACAATCCCGTGGACTGGCGGCCGTGGGGCGAGGAAGCCTTCGCGCAGGCCCGCGCGGAGCAAAAGCCCATTTTCCTGAGCATCGGCTATTCGACCTGCCACTGGTGCCATGTGATGGCGCACGAGTCTTTCGAGAACCCGGACGTCGCCGCCGTGCTCAACCGCGACTTCGTGCCGGTGAAGCTCGACCGCGAGGAGCGGCCTGACCTCGACCGCGTCTACATGACCTATGTGCAGCAGACGACCGGCCACGGCGGCTGGCCGATGAGCGTCTGGCTGACGCCGGACCTGAAGCCGTTCTACGGCGGGACCTATTTTCCCCCGGAGGACCGGCATGGCCGGCCGGGCTTCGTCACGGTGCTCAACGCCATCACGCGCCACTGGCACGAAAAACGGGAGAAGATTCTCGCCGGCGCCGACGAGGTGGTGGCGGCGCTGCGACGCCAGGCGGCGGAGGGGCCGGCGCGACCCGCGCCCGAGGCGGGCGCACCGGCTCCCACCCTGCCGGAGGCGGCGAGCGAAGCCCTGACCAAGGCGTTCCAATATTTCTACGAGGCGCACGACGCAAATTGGGGCGGTTTTGGCGGCGCACCCAAGTTCCCGCGCCCGGCCGTGCTCAATTTCCTTTTCCGGCTGGCGGCATTGCAGGGAGCCCGGACCGCCGTGGGCACGGAGATGCTCAAGATGGCCACCCTCACCCTGCGCAAGATGGCCGAGGGCGGCCTGCAGGATCATGTCGGCGGCGGGTTCCACCGCTACGCGGTGGATGAAAGGTGGTTCGTCTCGCATTTCGAGAAGATGCTCTACGACCAGGCGCAGCTGGCGGTGAGCTACCTCGAGGCGCGGCAGGCGACGGGGCTCGAGGTCTATGGGTGGATCGCCCGCGATATTTTCACCTATGTGCAGCGCGACCTGACCGGCCCCGCCGGCGGGTTTTATTCCGCGGAGGATGCGGACAGCCTGCTGGCCCACGGCCGGCCGGAGCACGCCGAGGGCGCCTTCTACGTGTGGACCAAGGGCGAGATCGACGCGGTGCTCGGGGCCGACGCGGCGTTCTTTTGCGCCCATTACGGCGTGAAGCCCGACGGCAACGTGGAGCATGATCCGCAAGGCGAGTTCACGGGCCGGAACGTCCTGATGCAGCGCCAGTCGCTGGCGGTGACCGCGCGCGAGCACCAGCTCGAGCTGCCGGCGGCGAGCGACAAGCTGCTCGGCTGCCTGGAAAAACTCCGCACCGGGCGGGCCCGGCGGCCGCGGCCACAGCTCGATGACAAGATCATCGCCGCGTGGAACGGGCTGATGATCTCGGCGTTTGCGCGGGGGGCGCAGATGCTCGGCGAACGTCCGTATCTGGCCACGGCGACCCGGGCGGCGGAGTTTCTGCAGCGCGAACTTTACGACGGGAAAACCAACACGCTCTACCGGAGCTGGCGCGAGGGCCGCGGCGCCATCGCGGGCTTTGCCGAGGACCATGCGTTTCTCATCCAAGGCCTGCTCGATCTCTATGAGGCGGGCTTCGATATCCGCTGGCTGCAATGGGCGGAGCGCCTGCAGGTCGCGATGGACGAGCGGTTCGCGGACCCGGTCCGCGGCGGCTATTTCAATTCCCGCGCCGACGACCCGCATGTGATCGTGCGTTTGAAAGAGGACCACGACGGCGCCGAGCCGTCGGCCAATTCCATCGCGGCGCTGAATCTTCTCCGGCTGGACTGGATGCTGGGTGGTGGAGCGCCGCCGACCCCGGCGGCGAAGCGCCGCGAGGTCGCCGCGCCTCCAGGGGCCACCTATCGCGAGCGGGCGGTGCGGACCATCGCGGCGCTGCGCCCGGAATGGGAGGCCAGGCCGCAAGGGCTGCCGCAGCTGTTGTGCGCAATCGAGCTGGTGGTGGAGGCGCCGCGCACGGTTGTCCTGGCCGGCGATCCCGCGGCGGCGGACTTTCACGCGCTGGCGGCGGTGGCGGTGGAACGACCGGGTCCGCGCCGCGCCGTGCTGGGCGCCGATGGCGGGGCCGGCCAAAAATGGCTGGCGGCCCGGCGGCCTTACCTGGCGGACATGAAGCCCGTCGGAGGACGCGCCACGGCTTACGTGTGCGAGAACTTCGCCTGCCAGGCGCCGGTGGCGGATCCGGCGGCGCTGCGCCAGTCGCTCGCCTGA
- a CDS encoding histidine kinase: protein MPDPSRPPTPSPLLRVPLFWQLQLAGWSGFMLLSLPLKVTVYDSMPAALLITAYQLPLSITLTCLLRLFFRRVRPTERALGSAAALVLAGCMTAGALDVLVSLPVNHYFGFFGPAEILSSGLFFFRTAIYLIWTLAYVLIKSLLANRAQAFQAAVAEERHRFELLRYQLNPGFLARSLATISHEIGQNPAAARAMTARLADFYRSTVRQTDQQRATTIGDEIALVRAYLEIERLRQPETLRIRFALEDALLAQSLPPILLLPLVEKAVNEGRGTAAQPLEITVTVQRATDGLTLLEVANSGRLGQSRAPMPVTAENGVADVRASLERHYPGRYRFALSQDSLQTRATVCVPPGT from the coding sequence ATGCCCGACCCTTCGCGTCCGCCCACCCCCTCGCCGCTCCTGCGCGTGCCGCTTTTCTGGCAGCTGCAGCTCGCCGGTTGGAGCGGCTTCATGCTGCTGTCCCTGCCGCTGAAAGTGACGGTCTATGACTCGATGCCGGCCGCGCTGTTGATCACAGCCTATCAATTGCCGCTGAGCATCACCCTTACCTGTCTGCTGCGGCTCTTTTTCCGCCGGGTCCGGCCCACCGAGCGCGCGCTCGGATCGGCGGCGGCGTTGGTGTTGGCCGGTTGCATGACCGCCGGCGCCCTGGACGTGCTGGTCAGCCTCCCGGTCAACCACTACTTCGGATTTTTTGGGCCGGCGGAGATTCTCAGTTCGGGCCTCTTTTTCTTCCGGACCGCCATCTACCTGATCTGGACCCTGGCGTATGTCCTGATCAAGTCGCTGCTGGCCAACCGCGCCCAGGCGTTCCAGGCCGCCGTGGCGGAGGAGCGGCACCGTTTCGAACTGCTCCGCTACCAACTCAACCCGGGCTTCCTCGCGCGGTCCCTCGCCACCATCAGCCACGAGATCGGCCAGAACCCGGCGGCCGCCCGGGCCATGACCGCCCGGCTCGCCGACTTCTACCGGAGCACCGTCCGCCAGACCGACCAGCAGCGGGCGACCACCATCGGCGATGAGATCGCCCTCGTCCGGGCCTATCTTGAAATCGAGCGCCTGCGGCAACCCGAAACACTCCGGATCCGTTTTGCGCTGGAAGACGCCCTGCTGGCCCAGTCCCTTCCGCCCATCCTGCTCCTCCCCTTGGTCGAAAAAGCCGTCAACGAGGGCCGCGGCACCGCGGCACAACCGCTGGAAATCACCGTCACGGTCCAGCGGGCCACCGACGGGCTCACCCTGCTGGAGGTCGCCAATTCCGGCCGGCTGGGCCAAAGCCGGGCCCCGATGCCGGTGACGGCGGAAAACGGCGTGGCCGACGTGCGGGCTAGCCTCGAACGGCACTACCCGGGACGCTATCGCTTCGCCCTGAGCCAGGACAGTTTGCAGACTCGCGCCACGGTCTGCGTGCCGCCGGGGACCTGA